The Oncorhynchus mykiss isolate Arlee chromosome 17, USDA_OmykA_1.1, whole genome shotgun sequence genomic interval AATCTACTCAAGAGAAACACTGTCCAAAGGTTTTAAATAGAATGCATTGATTTATTGTAAAAGTACAGGTTCATTTCCTAAAAGGTACAATATTCTGAATCAGATGCATTGCAGTGTTATAATCTAATGTACTAATATAATCTCTAATATAGTCTCTTCATAATCTTATGAATTATTACACTCAATCCTTTATCCTCCATCCATTTGTACAATTGGTTCTCGTAAATCTATTCcactgaaataaaatgtaaaaatgttatgAAAACACATGGCTCTGACTTATGAAATCAGACTTTTTTCCTAACACCATCTAGTGGTTGCTTCTGGCAGTCTATGAAACGATGTTAAAGGAAACCATGAACATCATTCGATAGTTtttaatatttcattttttttttactaagaTCATTAAGCATGACAAATTATTCACTTTTAAAACAATCAGTCTGAATGGATTTCCTATACTATCACAAAAATGTGTTAAAACAAAAATGCGGTAGCTACATTGAAATAATCATACATCCTCCTATTGCAACGAAAATCCACAAAATAAATTGATAAAGCATATTCTGAAATCAAAAATATATGCATGGACCATGTGTGATAATACTACCATGTCAGCTTCATTACAAATTCCGATGGCACATCATTTTCCCACAAACTGTTTCAATCATGTATCAATCTGCAACATACTGTAAAAGTCAACAGCAGTAATCGAGTATAAAAATACTTATTTCATTGTACTGAAGAATGTACTTGTTTCCGAATGCAACATCGGGGTTGTATTCAACAGGCACCAAACGAaagaaaactgactgaaacagaTGGGGGGGGACTATCTGGACTTGTCCTATAAGAACCTCTTTTTTTCTTTCCATTGCAAGACATTTTAtcagtgtgccctaatgaatacaaccttGTTCTTCAAGCTAGTTTGATTTTCATGTCATTTCTTGGTAATTAAGCCCCACATGGTAGAAAACATCCTCAGGCATATATACACTAGTGGTTTGTATTAAGTACAATAATTGAAAGGCCCCTTTTCTCAAATCACTAGTATCAGAATCACACACTGGTATAGCTTACTCATCAACTCGTTATTCACTAATCATATTCATTACCCCACAACCACAAACTCTCTCACACCTAGACAAAAGACAGGCACACCGTTCCTCATTGCAAACGACAACTGACCCGTCAATCACTACTAAAGACAACCATCCACAGTACATTAGTGTCAATTGCTGTCACATGCATGATCAGAAATTATCCAGATTAAAAATGGGATTCAACATATCTCAACAAATCGAGAGATTTGCAATGTGATCCAAAGAGCTTGATTAGATCACAAGGATCAGTCATTAAAACCCATTCATCTTTAGGCCACCTCGCATGCGAACTAGTTTTGCTTCCTCTCCATCTTATGTTTTCTCAGACCTTCGATTAATTCCATTAACTAGGCACAGGGTATATCAAACTCTTAAACTAAAGTATTAGTTGAATACGTCCAGTAGAATGATTGATTCATTAGCAGCACATCAGTAGAGGTGGGGTAAGGAGGCTGGTCTCCAATGGTTCTCCTTTAAAAATGTTCCACCACCTGTGGGTGGAATGAGCCCCTTCCGATTGGTGGACGGGCGGCGGCCATGTTGTGGTCCCACTGTTGGATTGGTGTTGTTAGTGTGCTTCCCGTCACTGTAGTGGAGGGGTCAGGTGAGAAGGCTCAGGGCTCATCTTACAGCTTGGCCTGCAGAGGTTTCAGGTACTTGTGGTAGGACTCGTGGACctagaagagaaggaaggagggtcAATTTGAGTACTCTGCAGGTAGTCTCTTCCACCCACCGGCTACCCCTCTCTGTCGGTAGCAATAGCCTTGGGACTAGGTTACTCTGCAGGAGACTTGATACTACAGCAAATCATTAATTAgattgccatctttatgtaggcAAACTACACAATGAACACAGAGATCATTTGGCTCTTGATCATAATCTGAAACAAATCCTTGTAAATGGTTCTCAAATGGCCTGTTCATGTTCTTAATAATGAACTAAGGTAAAAAAACTTAACAGTAAATTAATTTTCTTCATCTCAGTTTCTCTTATTGAAGGCCCTCTCAATGAACTCTGACCTCTGTCTTGTTGAGAGGTGAGCGGCGGGCCCACTCGAACATGTGCTCATAGACATTGCCGTCGTAGCGTCCCAGGACGGAGTTGAGCATTTCGTCGCAGTAGTCGAAGGCGTCCACCAGGGCCACGGCGTTGGGCCTCAGCTGGGCCAGAAGCTCCTTCAGACGCTGGGACACCTGGGAGAGCTGGGGCACACTCAGGAGACCAGTCTGGAGTGAGGAAGGAATTGTCAGGTCGTTATTATTAAAGAGAATGTATtctcaataaattagcaaaaataggCTAAAATGTTCAAATGTCATGACAAGCGAGTTAGAGCCTTTATATGTAGGATCAAACCAAACAAATCGGAAAGTTAGAGTAAGAAGACAACctattgcagcattaccacaaaaatggaagaagGGAGAAGATAGGGAACTTGTTTGCCTGTCATATATTAAAGAAACAACTTGGCTGAAAGGAATTGGCATACAtagaaaaatataccagtttcatttgaggacaagaaagttgacagctgtgccatacaggttgcaaaataaatgggaagagattttcgatgtaccgattccatggcacatggtttatgaactggtacGAAATAAAGAAATACTTGATTCAACAGAGTTTTTCGATTTAAATTATATAAAATTCTTGTCATCAACAGAACGCTATATATAtggggcatacaacaatctcagctctgtagatttttctgcaaagagacagaatcaatagatcatTTATTATGGCATTGcccctatgtagcttgtttctggtcacaggttcaggaatgattttttttaaatcaagataTGCACTAAAAATTAACCTTACAAATGTGTTACAAGCAGTGTTGGGCAATTTGGAAAGTCATtgtcagtcaataaataatataataatactcataggaaaggttttcatctttaaCGCAATCTGTGGATACTAAACGATTAGAAAGGTTAAAacatcacaataaaaaaatatatggcacatagAAACCAAACGAGGATGGTCTATGGTGTTGGATTCTGGGTCAACTTTGAACATTGAGCTATTAAAGACATGATAGATCAGACGCATAGTATATAAAGGAGTGAGATCTGTAGAAAGACAAGAGTGGCTGTGGAATGTGCTGGGTGGACGGGAGAGAGTCACGGGAGTGCGATAGGTGAGACGAgaggacatctgtggattaggcgaaggaggggttgaggtcaggtcagatcccctgaagggaGAACTAATGGTTATATTATCCTGTTACCCTCTTCCTGTCgaaccataagatgtaaggattggagagaaggaggggtgtctaaagtggagaaTATATACTTGTGATGGTGAGAACATGGTTATTTTGGTCTGAACACAGCTGTGTctaccctttgggaagaattaaacttggttaagaattaaacttggttaagttatttactctgaaaaattagaACATAAAGATGGTGATAGGtgagatgggctgagagtggctgaggggtgtgGTTAAAGAGTTTGTTTGGTAATGTATTACTGTCatgtgactgctttatataaaagTTCCATGTATGTAAaaggtgttaaaaaaaaaatatatatatatatatatatatatatatatatatatatatatatatatatatatatatatatatatatatatatatatatatatatatatatatacacaaaaataAGATAATCTTCCTTTAATGTGATACAAGTACGAGTGTAATACCATGTCTTGCTTAAAACATCATACATGACATTATAAAAATGGATATAGACTTTAGTAAGGGACCCACTTTAGGTCGCATTGAAATTCACATCCTTTTTTTCAAGTACTAGAGTATGTATGTAGTCCCTGTATTTTCCCCTGAGAGATAAGTCTGTGATTGCCAGTTGCCATGGTGGTGGTTACCTGGAGGAAGTCTCCGCTGTTCTGTTGGATGCCCTGAAGGGCATAGAGCAGGGCCAGGGTGCTGAGGACAGAGTGAACCCCCGTGTCTCCTATCTCCCCCAGCTTAGCTGCAAACAGCTTCACCACCACATAGTGACAGTGGGCCTGGAGATGGAacgggaagaggagaagagatggatgaGAGTTAAatgaggaccagagagagaggaggaggaatgagacAGGTAAAGGAAACTGaaagaaggaaccaaaggggaaGAGATAAGAGGCATGGGATGGGGCTGCCTCCCAAAAAACAACACATTCCATATCCCACGTTGGTAAGGTAACTTACATTAGAGGCTCTGACCAGGTCTATAGCGCTGTTGTTCCAGGCATCCTCCTGACTGACTCTCTTCTGTAGCTCCTGCTGAATACTCTTAGCTGCCACCTCAACCAgcctaaagacacacagagaggcataGACATGGGAAATCTTTAGACACAAAATGATGCATGGCTGTCCATAGAGTACAAGTACATTTAGTTGTGTGCTGGTTTGCTGAACTGGTGGATCATTTTAGCTCAACCCATTGCATTGCCTGGCACCAACTAACACATTGCTCTGATTAAAAGTCTCTGCCATATAATGTACAGCCCTTTGGGACTTAACGAAGATCAAATATCTAAATGGAATCTATTACCATTACATTTTGGTTAGCTTGTAGGCCCACTTACTTGGCAGCTCGCAGTTTGTAAGCCTCCACAAGGCTGGCCAGGTCATTGACGTTGACTACAGTGGGTCGGGAGGACACAGACTGGGGCTGCAGTCTACGCTCTGACTCGTTCAGGTAGGACACAATGCCACTCAGCTGGTGGCCTGCCGACGCCTGCTGGTAGCTCTTTATCAAGAACCTGGGGAGTGAGGGATGCAAACACGTGAGCAAGACAGTGGATGGGCACGAtggtcacacacagacaaagtAGAGATGGGCGATATGGCATATCACTTTGTGTTTCTCATTTTTGACGTTAATTGATGGTATTTTATGTTTTGGTATAATAAAAAGGGTGGCCACAAATACATTCTAAGTGGTTTTAAATGGGTCTTTCTCTCTTCTGATTGATTGTTTTATACAAACTTAAACCCCAAATAATTTCAGCCTTTTCATCAATTTCCTTCACTCATTTGTTATAATTTCCACActgtaaaatatttgtttttgtctttgtatgCCTCTATTGTGACAAAGTAACTTTTCGTTTATGAAAGTACTAATTCTCCTCTGACCATGTCTTTTCAATGGATTCCAAAGGCAGTTCTTACTTTCGCCACAAAGGGCATTGTGCTGATTTCTTAGGTGCTTTTGGAACCCCCACTGCCTCACAGGCCCTAGCATATTCATACCACAAAATGACATGTGCGCGCCTGAAGCTCTTGCTAGGAAATGATCAGATCTCAACTGTTAGCAGTCTCTTACTGGCGGTAAGAACGGACGATTGCAACCATTTTTCAAGTTTCATCACTCAGTTAtttacatttaacaaaccaagCATTGAAATACCGGTATGTAAGGTAAAGTAAAAATCCAAACCAGCATGCTTTAATACGGGTATATAGTAAAACGCTGTTTACCACCCAGCTCAAACTAAGGACACAAAAACTCCTACACATCCATTCATTTGGTCCTAGTCTCACTCACTCCCAATCACCCTTTCCACTTCACACTTAGCAGTGCTTACACTGAACACACTCGCAAAAACATGCAGACAGATCAATGCTTTGTTGATAATTACTACCTTTGATGTGCAGGGCGCAATATCACACAATAGCTTTTAATACTGGGTTTATGAGCCCTGACTTGCAAGTATTGGAATACAttgtaatgtgtgtttgtgtgagatgtATAATGTGACTAATTGATGTTTTTGATTCAGTGAGGAAAGAATGTGTCatttcacagtgtgtgtgtgtgtcatatctGTGTCTTATATTTGTGTGTGCGAGTGGGTGTTTGCGTCTgcatgtgcaagtgtgtgtgtgtgcctacctaGCGGTCTGCAGCATCATGACGGTGTTCTCTCCCTCGTAGGTGCACGTGGCCACGAAGTTAACATAAATGTCCGGGAGGGCGCTGCAGCGGGAGTAGCCGTGCCCGCCACACGCCATGCGACACACCTCGATGCCCTCGCTGGCCGTCCATGTGGTGAAGGCCTTCAGGCCCGCGGACAGGGCATGGAGCTGGGCACAGGTCAGACAATGGCACAGGGTTATACAGTTATATTGACACAGGATGGTAGAGGATGGATGGCACAGTTATATTGGCACAGAAAAGGTGCAAATTAAAAATGACATAATTTGTTAATATGAATGAGGATCTTTTGTTTAAACCCCCTAGAGAGTTGATTGACACATCGGTGCGCCAATCTAAGTTACATAACAACAAAAtatccccataaaaatctgtcagtttaagctagagatatcggTTTCTtgcattggatgtgtctcaatctGCCGCATACGCCAGTGTCGCATCTTCTCatgaaaacgtctgtagcgtccgaaccactctatggaaagtcgagactctcacgaacacgttcTCAGTTTGtctctacaacccccacaagtgtcagaaGACTAGTCTGAAGACGGTACCGTGGATGTGTGTACTTCTGTTTGGTAGCGTCCGAACCGGTTGGGCTACAAACTCCTGTGAAGGTAACTGGTACCagttttaaaaaacaaattaaaGTTTGAAGGAAGTTTTCTGCCTACCCAAAAAAGGCGTTAAATATGTAAACTTGTTTCTTATGATACTTTTTTTGGACTGTCCTTTTTGacattatgaatgtgttattcaatatgTTTCTATAGGTTTTAGTAGTAAAAGCCAAATtaaatatttgatcaaataattgTTTAAAATTAAAAAGCAAacagctaaatgatccatagtatgaccatcttaaaacaattccatatgtcagcttagcATCCCCCCCAACGTcttagaccaggggtgtcaaagtcaaatggacggagggccaaataaaaaaatcagctacaagacgagggccggactgttcgaatgttcattgaaaaatttttaaatgacgcatatagtctagtgaacctaattgaacctactgaaaacctaacaaatatattacaatatgatcagataaataaagcaatattttcttatggctctgtcagtaatctttaattttcaacagacacaaaagacaaatttcctttatataaatatccccataacatgaacattaaatgaaagaaaccggtattcaaggcaccatcagtagactatattttctattttagcaaaagtgggctaaatttacttcaaagaaaaaacaataatagcaattttctatcatccactcaactgaaatattttttaaatataattggattgaaatacaaaaaaataaagtgcaaaaatctattaatcaaaaacaacactttgtttaaggagaagtaacatgcagtgaaaacaaatattaaatttttacttttaaacttgaactgagtaaaaactctaaatatgtgattgcacagtaatgttcacttgtttgaggttgagggtgatacttggtggtgtcccatcttttccacaagttcatcaatgttcggggtaaggctctgagctgaagaaatcctcagaattgagtggaggtgttcagcagtaagtcgacttctgtgtgatgttttgttcaggttcatcaaagaaaacagttgttcacacaggtatgtgctgccaaacatagacaacgtttgagcagcctggatgcgcagctggggcattgtgccggggaggaaacgggcgaactccgcagcacccactgccgcatattttgccctcagtgcatcattgcattggaggtcaatcaactccatttggaggtttggtggtgagctttccacgtcaacagcaaatgggttaccgagcagttccaacctgcttttttgtgcttcaaagtcagcaaatcggcgtcgaaagtcagcggcaagcatacctattttatcagccaactgtgtgctcgggaacgcactggtagagagcttctctttcatggtctggcagctgggaaagtggctcaaattttctttccgcatctgcgtctcccacagagtcagtttggttttaaatgccttcactgtactgtacatatcagagatgacacgatcccgaccctgcaagtttattgcattcagatgactcgtaatgtcacacagaaaagccatttcacacagaaacatttcgtctcggagttgtgttgtgtctttccctttgctgtccaagaacagacaaatctcctcacgaagctcgaaacatctttgaagcacctttccctggcttagccatcgcacctctgtgtgataaggcaaatcaccatgctccgtttctaactccgtcagaaatgccttgaactggcggtgattcaaacctttggctctgataaagttaactgtgcgcgtgatgatgctcattacatgctccattttcaaggctttaccgcacaacgcttcctggtgtatgatacaatgataagctgtcagctcacctgtcgcgttttcctcttgcatcttttcccgtatcttcgccaccagtccgctcctgtgtccacacatcgcaggtgctccgtcggttgtcaaacccacgagtttttcccaaggcagctccatctcatttacacatcttgacacctcttcatacaaatcatgccccgtagttgtgccatgcataggacgtaaagccaaaaactcctctgtcacgcttaggttggagtccactccgcggatgaaaattgacaactgggcaatgtcagaaatgtcggtgctctcatccacagccaaggaatatgcaataaaatcttttccctttttcacaagctgctcttttagattgatggacaactggtctactctctcggcaatggtgtttctgctcagactcacatttaaaaagagttgccttttttctgggcaaacttcgtcacaaactttaatcatgcagtttttgatgaaatccccctccgtaaatggccgggctgatttagcgatctcttctgccaaaataaaactggccttgacagttgcgtccgcgtgtgtgtccgcgtgtttcgtttcataatgtcgtctcagattatactctttcagtaccgccacactttctccacacagaagacacacaggttttccagctaccttcgttaacatatactccgactcccaccttgtttgaaacccccggttctcagtatccaccttccgttttgccatttttgatgggtatctgaaagttaattttactgtgatgctgacgactgctgtgccaataaatattgaaatgaagcagcctactgctcggtgcgtcacctttgcattgtgggaaatgtagtattggtgcgtgtaaaagatctgcgggctgccggcttgctgcgggccggttctaataataaatcaagatcatcccaggggccgtaaaaaaccttcttgcgggccggatgtggcccgcgggccttgactctgacatatgtgtctTAGACTAAAGAATTAACACCGACGAAGCCTGTTGTCGAAACACCCCCATTAGACTTCTGCTGCTTAAAATAGATGAAACATTTCAAGACTATTTTCAGTGAGTGCAGTGTTATCCCATATTTCCTAGTCAGGTCACGTGGTTAGGAAAAAAACTCCTTTCACGTGGTTAGGAAAAAAAAGCCTTGTTTCATCATGTACTATATCAAGAGGAGGTATTTACTTAGCCTGGgcaccagtctgtttagctatcattccactccttgaaAAGCATGACACGGGAGTACAAGATGTGGAATGTTAGCAAAACAGGTTCTGGATTTCAGGCTAGTATTTACTGTAAATACCTCTGGTAGTTCACTGAAGTCTCCCTGGCTGATGTCTCCAGTGATGCGGTGGTAGACCTGGTTCATGTACTGACCCACAAATTTGTAGGCATAGGCTGTAGCCAGCAGGGGGAACAGCTTGTACTGTTGGGTCTGGTAGTCCATAATCTGGGGCTCTGGCTCTCTGGAGGAaccacaaaataaaaatatagacTTAGACACAAGGTTAATGGTTCACTATCTTTTTTATGTTAGTCTTTGAAGAACATTGAGATACAGATATTATATGAGTAAGGCCTCCTAATATCTACCCAAACTCTAGTTAACATCTATCTACATCAGCTCTCACACAATTATAAGAGTATAGCTTTTGTTAAATGGTAAGGGTTATAGTATTTTGCTTTCTATTCTTGTTTGTGTCTATGAGTGTGTTActtgtgtatggatgtgtgtaaGTATATGTGTGAGCATTTTTGTATTCCTTTGACTGTTTATGTAGGTTTCAGTAAATGTGTGTatccagggtcatgttcattaggcaacaAGCGGATGAAAACGCACCGAAACATAACACAGGAAAGTAGTGTCTGTACAATAAGAATTTGGATTTCCATCTCAAAATATTTTGCTACAGTGTGACCTACTGAACATGACACTGGAGTGTCCAGAGCTACAACTGACCCTGGGCGTATCTCAGACTGGTGCCGTACGGAACTGTAGCGGATGGCGATAGTGCAGGACTTGGCGAGGGCGTGGCCTGCTTCCCCTACGATCATGGACCTGATGAACACCATGGTGCCGTAGGTCAGCTTGGCACTGGGAGGCTTCACGTACGTACCGTCTGCCTCCACCTGGTGGGGAGAATACATACTGTCTgtggcagtggaggctcctctgaggaggaaggggaggagcatCCTCCTTAGTGAATTTCAGAATcttcattttttaaatgaaacTAGAATAAATATCTTCACGTCACAAAATAATTAATTAACACACACTTTTTTGCAATGTAGGTCAGTAGCCGCAACAGCACTATGTAGGGTATCCCAATGGTGTTACCAGAGGACAGATcgtttctgtcctcctctgggaaCATTGACTTCCATACAAagcctaggaggctcatggttctcaccccttccacagacttacacagtaattgtgTCAACTTcaaagctcttgcagcatgaactgacattgTCCACCCAATCACAGGATCAAAGAATGAATCTggcactgaaagcataagctacagctagctagctagatagctagcagtgcataaaatgtggtgagtagttgactcaaagaaacagaaagaaaagttgaacaaattcatttttttaagagagtgagggagagatagaaagctAGCTATATGTCGTTGTATTTTTTtcacttagctagcgaatgcagttagctagtttagcctactcaaacacccgtcacaaacagaaacatattctatgttagctagctggctatggct includes:
- the acox1 gene encoding peroxisomal acyl-coenzyme A oxidase 1 isoform X2; this translates as MNPDITRERENATFNVEKLTHILDGGIEKTKRRREIESLVISDPDFQSEDLNFLSRSERYDAAVKKSAQMILKLREYGISDPEEIYCYKSVFRGNHQEALGLHFSMFLPTLYTQCNKEQFKKWVPLAESFKAMGTYAQTELGHGTHLRGLETTATYDPATQEFVLNSPTITSIKWWPGGLGKTSNHAIVLAQLHTQGKCHGLHAFIVPLRSMNTHIPLPGVVVGDIGPKFGFDEVDNGYLKLENVRIPREHMLMKYAKVEADGTYVKPPSAKLTYGTMVFIRSMIVGEAGHALAKSCTIAIRYSSVRHQSEIRPGEPEPQIMDYQTQQYKLFPLLATAYAYKFVGQYMNQVYHRITGDISQGDFSELPELHALSAGLKAFTTWTASEGIEVCRMACGGHGYSRCSALPDIYVNFVATCTYEGENTVMMLQTARFLIKSYQQASAGHQLSGIVSYLNESERRLQPQSVSSRPTVVNVNDLASLVEAYKLRAAKLVEVAAKSIQQELQKRVSQEDAWNNSAIDLVRASNAHCHYVVVKLFAAKLGEIGDTGVHSVLSTLALLYALQGIQQNSGDFLQTGLLSVPQLSQVSQRLKELLAQLRPNAVALVDAFDYCDEMLNSVLGRYDGNVYEHMFEWARRSPLNKTEVHESYHKYLKPLQAKL
- the acox1 gene encoding peroxisomal acyl-coenzyme A oxidase 1 isoform X1, with the translated sequence MNPDITRERENATFNVEKLTHILDGGIEKTKRRREIESLVISDPDFQSEDLNFLSRSERYDAAVKKSAQMILKLREYGISDPEEIYCYKSCVHRGRAEPLDLHLAMFLPTLLNQASPEQMETFFIPAWNLDIIGTYAQTEMGHGTHLRGLETTATYDPATQEFVLNSPTITSIKWWPGGLGKTSNHAIVLAQLHTQGKCHGLHAFIVPLRSMNTHIPLPGVVVGDIGPKFGFDEVDNGYLKLENVRIPREHMLMKYAKVEADGTYVKPPSAKLTYGTMVFIRSMIVGEAGHALAKSCTIAIRYSSVRHQSEIRPGEPEPQIMDYQTQQYKLFPLLATAYAYKFVGQYMNQVYHRITGDISQGDFSELPELHALSAGLKAFTTWTASEGIEVCRMACGGHGYSRCSALPDIYVNFVATCTYEGENTVMMLQTARFLIKSYQQASAGHQLSGIVSYLNESERRLQPQSVSSRPTVVNVNDLASLVEAYKLRAAKLVEVAAKSIQQELQKRVSQEDAWNNSAIDLVRASNAHCHYVVVKLFAAKLGEIGDTGVHSVLSTLALLYALQGIQQNSGDFLQTGLLSVPQLSQVSQRLKELLAQLRPNAVALVDAFDYCDEMLNSVLGRYDGNVYEHMFEWARRSPLNKTEVHESYHKYLKPLQAKL